In Bicyclus anynana chromosome 22, ilBicAnyn1.1, whole genome shotgun sequence, the following proteins share a genomic window:
- the LOC112043374 gene encoding IDLSRF-like peptide, with amino-acid sequence MSPCGVAACLVTLVAVSFAPSPALSLDLNKLYGHHTKRSEYCHPYEPFKCPVDGNCISIQYLCDGAPDCIDGYDEDSKLCTAAKRPPVEETASFLQSLIASHGPNYLEKLFGSKARDALEPLGGVEKVAIALSESQTIEDFGAALHLMRSDLEHLRSVFMAVENGDLGMLKSLGIKDNELGDVKFFLEKLVNTGFLD; translated from the exons ATGTCACCGTGCGGAGTGGCAGCGTGCCTGGTGACGCTGGTGGCGGTGAGCTTCGCGCCGTCTCCCGCGCTCTCCCTGGACCTCAACAAGCTGTATGGACACCACACTAAGCGCTCCG aatattgTCACCCATACGAGCCGTTCAAGTGTCCAGTAGACGGGAACTGCATCTCCATCCAGTACTTGTGCGATGGTGCACCTGACTGCATCGACGGGTACGACGAGGATTCCAAGCTTTGCACTGCAG cGAAACGACCGCCAGTGGAAGAAACAGCATCGTTCCTACAGTCACTGATCGCGTCGCACGGACCCAACTACCTGGAGAAGCTTTTCGGGAGCAAGGCTAGAGACGCGCTCGAACCTTTGGGGGGCGTGGAGAAGGTCGCCATTGCTCTGTCTG AATCCCAAACGATCGAGGACTTTGGCGCCGCACTGCACCTGATGAGGTCAGACCTCGAACACCTTCGCTCAGTCTTCATGGCGGTGGAAAACGGTGACCTCGGCATGCTCAAATCCCTCGGCATCAAGGACAACGAGCTTGGAGACGTGAAGTTTTTCCTGGAGAAGCTGGTCAACACTGGCTTCCTTGACTGA